Proteins co-encoded in one Rhopalosiphum maidis isolate BTI-1 chromosome 2, ASM367621v3, whole genome shotgun sequence genomic window:
- the LOC113551421 gene encoding signal recognition particle receptor subunit alpha homolog — protein sequence MLDLFTIFSKGGIVLWCFQSTSQISQFFIPSVNSLIKTVILQERTSSNNNYEQDSLSLKYRLDNEFDLVFVIAFQKILQLSYVDKFLDDIQLEFRDKYKNDLARKNYFMEFEFSKNFKEVLKSAEEWGRAQACIPKQMRTFNESTKSKKTVASMIERKGDDKENKKNIKMIETQKNDKEVNHNGVSFNEEDLIAQNRLKMAQKMGAINSNKLKKNKEKVPKPSPKATKQPRTWPLGGAAKDISSLDYTKDKPNNNADTPIEIETNNEIVGQMVGGIKDIEIDSESEEEESDEKFETAAERKRKNDSKKSVFSMFKGLVGRKNLTAADMDPVLEKLKEHLVAKNVAIEIATKLCDSVSSKLEGKVLGSFESVASTVKNTMIESLVQILSPKRRIDILRDAMMAKKNDKPYVMAFCGVNGVGKSTNLAKICFWLIENNLRVLIAACDTFRAGAVEQLRTHTKHLNALHPAKKHNDQQMVQLYEKGYGKDAAGIAMEAINHAKEAKYDIVLVDTAGRMQDNEPLMRALTKLIKVNEPDMVLFVGEALVGNEAVDQLVKFNQALADYSSSVTPHLIDGIVLTKFDTIDDKVGAAISMTYITGQPIVFVGTGQTYTDLKSLNAKAVVAALMK from the exons atgttggacCTTTTTACGATATTCAGCAAAGGCGGCATCGTTCTTTGGTGTTTCCAAAGCACCAGTCAAATTAGTCAGTTTTTCATACCCTCAGTGAATTCGTTGATCAAAACTGTTATTCTtcag gaAAGGACAAGTAGTAACAACAATTATGAACAAGATTCTCTTTCATTGAAATATAGATTAGACAATGAGTTTGACCTGGTATTTGTGAtagcatttcaaaaaatactacAGCTGTCATATGTAGACAAATTTCTGGACGATATACAATTGGAATTTAGggataagtataaaaatgacttagcccgaaaaaattattttatg GAATTTGAAttcagtaaaaattttaaagaagtTCTTAAATCTGCTGAAGAGTGGGGTAGGGCTCAAGCCTGTATTCCAAAGCAGATGCGTACATTCAATGAGTCtactaaatcaaaaaaaactgTAGCATCTATGATTGAACGAAAAGGCGatgataaagaaaataaaaaaaata taaaaatgattgaaactcaaaaaaatgataaagaaGTTAACCATAACGGTGTTTCATTTAACGAGGAAGACTTAATCGCTCAAAACCGATTAAAAATGGCTCAAAAAATGGGTgctataaattctaataaactaaaaaaaaataaaga gaaAGTGCCAAAACCTTCTCCTAAAGCAACTAAGCAACCACGTACATGGCCATTAGGCGGAGCAGCAAAGGACATAAGCTCTTTAGATTATACAAAAGATAAGCCAAATAACAATGCAGACACTCCTATTGAAATCGAAACAAATAATgaa attgttGGGCAAATGGTTGGAGGAATAAAAGACATAGAAATTGATAGCGAGAGTGAAGAAGAAGAATCtgatgaaaaatttgaaacagCTGCTGAACGTAAGAGGAAAAATGATAGCAAAAAAAGTGTATTCTCTATGTTCAA gggtTTAGTTGGAAGAAAAAATTTGACTGCAGCTGATATGGATCCAGTGTTGGAAAAACTTAAAGAACATTTAGTTGCAAAAAATGTGGCTATTGAAATAGCTACTAAACTTTGTGACTCTGTTTCCTCTAAACTTGAAGGaaag gttcTTGGTTCATTTGAATCGGTGGCATCAACAGTAAAGAATACTATGATCGAATCTCTAGTACAAATATTGTCACCAAAACGTAGGATTGATATTTTACGTGATGCAATGATGGCTAAAAAGAATGATAAACCTTATGTTATGGCATTTTGTGGAGTTaatggtgttggaaaatctaCAAATCTTGCAAAA ATTTGTTTTTGGTTGATTGAAAATAATCTGAGAGTATTAATTGCAGCTTGTGATACATTTAGAGCAGGTGCTGTTGAACAATTAAGAACTCATACAAAACATTTGAATGCTCTTCATCCggcaaaaaaacataatgatCAGCAAATGGTACAATTGTATGAAAAAGGATATG GAAAGGATGCAGCTGGAATTGCTATGGAAGCGATAAACCACGCCAAGGAAGCCAAGTATGATATAGTTCTTGTCGACACAGCTGGAAGAATGCAAGATAATGAGCCATTAATGCGAGCTTTGaccaaa TTGATTAAAGTGAATGAACCTGACATGGTTCTATTTGTCGGTGAAGCATTGGTTGGCAATGAAGCAGTTGATCAGCTGGTAAAATTCAATCAAGCCTTGGCCGATTATTCATCTTCAGTTACTCCGCACTTGATTGATGGAATTGTGCTCACAAAATTTGACACAATTGatgataaa GTTGGAGCTGCTATTTCAATGACATACATCACAGGTCAGCCAATAGTATTTGTGGGAACTGGACAAACATATACAGATCTCAAGTCACTGAATGCAAAGGCAGTGGTTGCTGctctaatgaaataa